The DNA region CCTGGACCGCTATCCCGAGCTCTCCGACCTCGTCGAGGAGGATAGTCCCCCCATCGGCGAGCTCGAATTTCCCAACCTTCGTCCTGGAGGCGCCGGTATAGGCCCCCTGTTCGTGCCCCATGAGCTCGCTTTCCATGAGGTTTTCGGGGATGGCGGCGCAATTCACCTTGATGAACGGCCCGTTCCGCCTCGGGCTCGCGTTGTGGATCGCGTGCGCGAACAGCTCCTTGCCGGTGCCGCTCTCGCCCTGTATGAGTACCGTGGTATCGGTGCCGGCGACCTTCCTGGCTATCCGTACCGCTTCCTTCATCGGGTTGCTTTCGCCGATTATGTCTTCAAAGGTAAACTCGCTTCCCTGGAACTGCTCGAGGCGGTTAGTGAGTTGCTTGATCAGCCGGTTTCGTTCGTCGAGCTCCTTGATCAGCCTGTTCATCTTGGTGATATCCTGGAAAACCACCACGGAGCCCACCATTTCCCCATTCACGAAGATCGGCGACGCGTTGGACAGGACCTCGGCTTTCGAACCCACCGCCCTGTTCCTCAGCCCGAACACGTCCTTGCCCGTCTTCAGCGCCTTTACCAGGGCCCCGTCGGGGGATACTTCAAACGCGCTCCTCCCGATCCGCTCAGACGCAGGGACTCCGGTTATCGACGTGAACGCGGGGTTGACGTAGCGGATGATGCCGTTCCTGTCGGCGAGCTGCACGCCCTCCTGAACTGCGTTGAGGATGGTGTCGAACTTCCGTTTCTCCTCGACTATGACCATCAAGGCATCGAAGGAGAGTCCGGAGATGACCTCCGTCGAGCCCGCCTTGCTCCCGATTACCTCGCGCAGCAGTGACTCGTCGCCAACGACCACCACACCGGGGTTCACCGCGGAGAGCAGGGCTTGAAGATCCCCGAAGATGCGGAACCTGACGTCCGGCACGTGCTGAGGGGGTGGATACAATCCGACCAGCTCCACGAGCTCGCTGGAGGCGAGGCTCTCCAGGAGGGACAGTACCTCCTTGCCTCCGCCCACGAGGCCCACATGCAGGCGCGTGCGAGACTCATCTGTGTTGTTGCCGCTCACGACTGCTATTCCCCCGTTCAACAGAATCGCCACGTAACCCCGTTCTTGTACGGTTCGCGGTTCTCGACAGTCGCCGAGGTTGTGTCGCTGTCGGTTATGTAGCCGGCCGCTCAGGCGGGCTTCCCTATACGCCCGAGTCTTTGGCGAATGGTACCGTAGCAAGGGGCTAACAGGGTAACAACCGCCAGTACCATGAACGCAACAGACAAGGGCCGCTTGAAGAACACGAGGACATCCCCATAAGCAATGAGCAACGACGTCCAGTAGCTTGCCTCCATGATCGGTCCCAGGATGAGAGCGAGCAGGAACGGCGCCATGGGAAACCCCGCCTTGCCCAGGCAATAGGCGATGACGCCCGTTATGACCATGACTGCCACGTTCATCATACTGTTGGCTGAGGAATATGCTCCGACCACGCAAATCACCAGAATTGTTGGGGCCAGAACCTGCAGCGGAGTCCGCACTATGTAGTGCCCGACCTGCACGACGAGGTGCCCTAAGAGAAAGAACAGGATATTCACCAGGAAGAAACCGGCGAAAAACGTGTAGACGATCTGGGGATTCTTGTGCATAAGGTGGGGACCCGGTTGGATTCCCTTCATGATGAGGGCCCCAAGCAGCACCGCTGCGGCGGCCGATCCGGGGATGCCAAGCGCGAGAGTCAACACCAGGTCGCCACCCGTCGCCGCGTTGTTGCCGGTCTCGCTAGCGACAAGGCCATCTGGCTCTCCGCTCCCGAACCGCTCCGGGTGTGCGGAGGAACGCTTCGCCTCGTTATATGACATGTACGCTGCCATTGACGGACCGGCGGCAGGGGCTATTCCTATGATTATCCCGATAATCGAGGACTTCACTATTGTGCCCCAATACCGGAGGATCTCCCCGGGAGCAAGATACCACTTCCGCGACGTTGACTCAGCGTAGAATACGTTTCTGGTGCGGAGGTCCTCTATCATTTCAAGAACGCGGGGTAGCGCCAGAGCGCCGAGAATCAGCGGAACGAAGTCGATCCCGCCGATGAAGTAGTAGTTGCCGAACGTAAGACGGATGTAGCCGTTGACGGGATCTGCACCTACAGTGCTCACGACGAGCCCAACTACCGCCATGATGAGTCCCTTGATCGCGTCTTTGCCGACTACACTGGAGACCATCGATATTCCCCACAGGGTCAGGGCAAACATCTCCGGCGGGCCAAACCTCAGTGCCCATATTGCGATGACCGGTGTGAGGGTGATGAGTACGAGCGCGCTGGCGAGGCCGCCTATTCCGGAAGCATACAAAGAGTATAACATGGCCTCACGTGCTTTGCCCGCCCTCGCCATGGGAAAACCGTCGAACGCGGTGGGAATGGAAGCCGCTGTGCCGGGTATGCCAACGAGAATCGCCGAGATCGACCCTCCGTACACTGCCCCACAGAAAACCCCCGCAAGCATCAGAAGGCCCGCGTCAATGCTCATCCCGAAAGTCAGCGGCAATAGCAGTGCCATGCCGGTCGTGGCAGAAAGCCCTGGTAGAGCTCCAATAACTATCCCCAGGAGCGTACCGCCGGTCATGGCTATCACGTTGGTCAATGACAGGGCACTAATGAACCCGCTGATGACTAATCGGACTATCTCTCCCAATTGGCCGATCTACCTCCCGGCTTAAGGCAAGGGCACGCCAAAAACGTGTACAAAGGGCCAGTATATGGCGACAGTCACTGCGGCGGAGATCAAAGCCACCTTAATCTTGCTCGCCCGATATCCCGCCAGGATAATCGATACAAATAGCAGTGTCACTGTAGAGACAATGAAACCGACTCTAGGCAACGCGATTACATACGCGATCAGCA from Bacillota bacterium includes:
- a CDS encoding sigma 54-interacting transcriptional regulator, whose amino-acid sequence is MVIVEEKRKFDTILNAVQEGVQLADRNGIIRYVNPAFTSITGVPASERIGRSAFEVSPDGALVKALKTGKDVFGLRNRAVGSKAEVLSNASPIFVNGEMVGSVVVFQDITKMNRLIKELDERNRLIKQLTNRLEQFQGSEFTFEDIIGESNPMKEAVRIARKVAGTDTTVLIQGESGTGKELFAHAIHNASPRRNGPFIKVNCAAIPENLMESELMGHEQGAYTGASRTKVGKFELADGGTILLDEVGELGIAVQAKLLRLLQFREFERLGGTKPITVDVRILAATNRDLKADVAAGRFREDLFYRLNVVALNVPSLRERVEDIPMLVERFIEQLNRRLGKSVTGILPEAMRLLTGHHWPGNVRELANVLERAVLLSEEDVISATNLQACLPHGDRSPAWGNREAGLNLAGLERDALRRAILQYGNSTEGKRMAARALGISLATLYNKMRLYAINGDGNSKA
- a CDS encoding C4-dicarboxylate ABC transporter permease, giving the protein MGEIVRLVISGFISALSLTNVIAMTGGTLLGIVIGALPGLSATTGMALLLPLTFGMSIDAGLLMLAGVFCGAVYGGSISAILVGIPGTAASIPTAFDGFPMARAGKAREAMLYSLYASGIGGLASALVLITLTPVIAIWALRFGPPEMFALTLWGISMVSSVVGKDAIKGLIMAVVGLVVSTVGADPVNGYIRLTFGNYYFIGGIDFVPLILGALALPRVLEMIEDLRTRNVFYAESTSRKWYLAPGEILRYWGTIVKSSIIGIIIGIAPAAGPSMAAYMSYNEAKRSSAHPERFGSGEPDGLVASETGNNAATGGDLVLTLALGIPGSAAAAVLLGALIMKGIQPGPHLMHKNPQIVYTFFAGFFLVNILFFLLGHLVVQVGHYIVRTPLQVLAPTILVICVVGAYSSANSMMNVAVMVITGVIAYCLGKAGFPMAPFLLALILGPIMEASYWTSLLIAYGDVLVFFKRPLSVAFMVLAVVTLLAPCYGTIRQRLGRIGKPA